In Acidimicrobiales bacterium, the following proteins share a genomic window:
- a CDS encoding acyl-CoA synthetase produces MGGPRSFNLADIWEMAADLVPAREALVVGDQRRTYAELEDRANRLAHHWASLGVGPGDHVGVYLQNCAEYVEAMLAAFKLRAVPVNVNYRYVTDELRYLLDNSDSVAVLTQPSLRDRVDAVLGDLPDVRSVLSTGDDYEAALAAAPGDGARPDVERSGDDHYVLYTGGTTGLPKGVVWRHEDAFYACIGGGDAMRLQGPAERPDELPDRMLDQQYTYMPLAPMIHAAAQWTTLSWLFCGGRTVLMPGSLDPAAVWRTVAAEGVQGLTVIGDAVARPLLDEWDRAGGYDVSSLFSFSNGGAPMSSATKERVLKALPQVILVDGFGSSEAGTQGASRVTADQRDAGASLVSFDRPTKPTIVVDGAGTPVVPGSGVVGQVLAGGRLPLGYHNDPERTAATFLERDGERWLVTGDMATVEADGAIALLGRESGVINTGGEKVFPEEVEAVLKAHPSVYDCLVVGVADPRWGSAVTAVVQAVPGVALSLDDLVAHCKGHLAGYKAPKRVVLVDSVVRSPTGKPDYRWAASVGSSGSL; encoded by the coding sequence ATTGGGCGTCGCTCGGGGTGGGCCCGGGCGACCACGTGGGCGTGTACCTGCAGAACTGCGCCGAGTACGTCGAGGCGATGCTGGCGGCGTTCAAGCTGCGGGCCGTGCCGGTCAACGTCAACTACCGCTACGTGACCGACGAGCTGCGCTACCTGCTCGACAACAGCGACAGCGTGGCGGTGCTCACCCAGCCGTCGCTGCGCGACCGGGTCGACGCGGTGCTGGGCGACCTGCCGGACGTGCGGTCGGTGCTGTCCACCGGCGACGACTACGAGGCGGCCCTGGCGGCGGCCCCGGGCGACGGCGCCCGGCCGGACGTCGAGCGCTCCGGCGACGACCACTACGTGCTCTACACGGGCGGCACCACGGGCCTGCCCAAAGGCGTCGTGTGGCGCCACGAGGACGCCTTCTACGCCTGCATCGGCGGCGGCGACGCCATGCGCCTGCAAGGCCCGGCCGAGCGGCCCGACGAGCTGCCGGACCGCATGCTCGACCAGCAGTACACGTACATGCCGCTGGCGCCGATGATCCACGCCGCGGCCCAGTGGACCACGCTGTCGTGGCTGTTCTGCGGCGGCAGGACGGTGCTGATGCCGGGCTCGCTCGACCCGGCCGCGGTGTGGCGGACGGTGGCCGCCGAGGGCGTGCAGGGGCTGACCGTGATCGGCGACGCCGTCGCCCGACCGCTGCTCGACGAGTGGGACCGGGCCGGCGGCTACGACGTCTCGTCGCTGTTCTCGTTCAGCAACGGCGGCGCCCCGATGTCGAGCGCCACCAAGGAGCGGGTGCTGAAGGCGCTGCCGCAGGTGATCCTGGTCGACGGGTTCGGCTCGTCGGAGGCCGGGACGCAGGGGGCGTCACGGGTCACGGCCGACCAGCGCGACGCCGGGGCCTCGCTGGTGAGCTTCGACCGGCCGACCAAGCCGACGATCGTGGTCGACGGTGCGGGCACGCCGGTCGTGCCGGGGTCGGGAGTGGTGGGCCAGGTGCTGGCCGGGGGGCGCCTGCCGCTCGGCTACCACAACGATCCGGAGCGCACCGCCGCCACCTTCCTGGAGCGCGACGGCGAGCGCTGGCTGGTCACCGGCGACATGGCCACGGTCGAGGCCGACGGGGCCATCGCCCTGCTGGGCCGGGAGTCGGGCGTGATCAACACGGGCGGCGAGAAGGTGTTCCCCGAGGAGGTCGAGGCGGTCCTCAAGGCGCACCCGTCGGTGTACGACTGCCTGGTGGTGGGCGTGGCCGACCCGCGGTGGGGGAGCGCCGTGACGGCCGTCGTCCAGGCGGTGCCGGGCGTCGCGCTGTCGCTCGACGACCTGGTGGCGCACTGCAAGGGGCACCTGGCGGGCTACAAGGCACCCAAGCGGGTGGTGCTGGTCGACTCGGTGGTGCGGTCGCCTACCGGCAAACCCGACTACCGCTGGGCCGCTTCGGTCGGCTCCTCCGGCAGTCTTTGA